The genome window TCACATGGTTTCACTGTGAAGACAGGTGCGGAGGTCCCTCTTCACCATGGATTTATATAGAGAGTAGAGGGCATCATAATACTTCACATCTCAATGTATTTTACCATTATATCTtgactccgtagcaacgcacgggcatacacCTAGTTATCACTTAAACATACTACTAGCCTATAGCATCACTAATTAATACAGCTGCTCTCTATGGCCATTCCACCACCTTGACCTGCATGCACCAAAACCACAACTCAGAAAAATGTTGATACATGCACATCGATCCCTTAAACACATACTCCTCCTCATTATTACCAGAAGTAATCCCATCGTGGATTGGTCTTGGACGACATGCCACCGTATGTGTAGTCGGCACGGCGAGCATTGCGGAAAGCACAGCAGCCACAGGAGTAGATGGCTATGAGTAGAACAAGGACGATGACATTGAGGATGGTGATGGTGTGCCAGTCTCGGCGCACCTGCTCCAGCACTCCGGCTTTGCACGAGTCGCACTGGTAGCACAGGACGCTGGGGGCATTGTTCCACCGGTAGCAGTCCTCCTCGTCTTGCGCCGGCGCAGCGATGGGTATGCCTTGCTCGTTGTATGTGCATGATGTCGGTGGCTTGCAGCATCCAGACTGCGCGCGTTTTTTGCATTGCAGTTTAATTAATAGCAAGCAAGCTAGAaataacaagaagaagaagaagaccctcGCGTACTCGTAGTTACGTACCTGTATCGGCGTGAGATTATGCTGGAGGTAGTCCAGGGGAGTCCAGGCGGCTATCCTGGGGCAGGCTCTTGACCCGACCACGCATGCGAGCGCTGCCCGCCAGTAGCGATCGACCTCGACATGCCTCTGGAGCCAAGCCGAGTAATCTGTGATCCGGAACTCCCGGTAGGGCCTGCCGGGCACttgcctgccgccgccgccgccggccgtgaCTGCCAGGCCAAAGACTGTGATCCCGAGCAGGGCGAGGACGAGCAGCAGCATGGCCAGGAGGTAGAGCCACAGCGCCCATGTCACATGGTAGCATGCGCCGATGAAGCCCGCCAGGGAGATGAGGAGGACGATGAACCCGATGGCTAGGAGCGGCGTCTGCAGTGCGGATTCGCATGTCACCGCCGCAGAGCCATGGGCCAGCCACAGCCCTGCACCGATGATGGGGATGGATGCCACCAGCGTCACCAGGTTCAGGTAGCCTATCATCGTGTTGCTCAAACGCCGGTGTGGTAGTGGGTATAGGTGCTGCGAATGCATCTTGCTAATGCTAGCTAGCTGAGCGATCGATCTCGGATGACTGGTTCTGTTGCTACCTGCTTATATGTCTATCTATCAAGTATTATCATCATATGCTTGCTATAGTAGCTAGCTTTCTTTTCCTGCTGGCTTTGAGCTTTATTTCCTTTGATTGATTCGCTTTAATTGGTGCTTTTCTTTGTTCATACCATATCATACCATACCATACCTCTGCTGCTTGTGTGAGCTGTAAATCCATGTACGGCAGCCTTTTTCTAATCATCCAACACTCACTTGGATTCGATTATGTAATAGCACGGCATGTTTCATGAACTGGAATTATGTTTTCTGCATTTAAACTTGCATATCCCTTTATTAACTTTTGCCCTTTTTCCTCTTTATGGAAATTATGcttccttgtgtttttgcatGCCCTTTTGATGAATGACGGATTGAACTGTTCAACAGGCATTGCTCCAAATAAGAGAGCAATTAAAGAGGAAGGAATGCTACGGGATTGATTCTTAATCACGAAGGCAGCCGGGTTGAGGGGATCTGCGTATGTACTATGTGGCTTCTTTTCCAAAGCAAAAGGTGTCACTGCATCCAGCAGCGACCCCAGCGCCAATCCACGCCGACGGCAGTCACAGCGGCAACGTGGTGGCCATCCAGATCTGAGCAGTGGTCGTGCATAACCAATGAGCAGCGATGAGCCGATGACGACAATCACCGTGCTTTGCCATTGACGGGCTCACCGTTTTTTTTAAAATTTATTAGCTTTTGACTAATTGACAGAGTCGTCATTGGAGCCAAGACGGCTTGGCTTGTCTGCCTATCTCCGTCCCTGAATAGTTTCTGCACATTTTTTTAGAATAAAAAAGATAACAATTTGGTGTCAAAATCACTATTAAGCAAATACTATATTTCATGATCCAATGATACTCATTTAGAGCATGTTTAAATACACTATAATTAATAGTTAGTTGATAAAATTAGTTGAATATCTAAACAGTCTAGCTAAGAGCATATCTAAGAAACTCTTTAGTTTTTTCTATTTGAATTTCTATCTAACCTCTTCATAAATATTACACTCTATAGGTACTATTTCATTTCAACAGACTCTCTAACAGCTAAGCTAGCCGTAGTGGATTAGTGGCTAGCTAAATTTGGCTAGAGATGGAGCTAATTTGAAAAGTCGGATGGTTTGGCGAGTTGAATGGCTAGTCTGTTGGAGAGTTATTTTACTGTTAAATATCCAAAATTTGGCTAGTCTCTTGAAGGTAATAGTTTAAGTATTAGCTACTTACAttttagtcaactaactattagctctagtgcattcaaatatTTTTTAAGTAAAAAAATGGTAGTAGCTCTTTTATATAAACTTAGTCAGATCTAAAATAATTTTCACTTAAGATGACAACTTAGTTTGACTTAGACAACTCTCAAAGTTGATTTCGTTTGGAACGGAAGGAGTAGTAGGATGATGGCCTCAAAATCATTATAGGATTATGGATGGTGGAGTTACTCTCCAATGTCCATTATATTGGTTTTGTTTGGTGCAACTATTTTCGAGAAGCTTTTTTGATAATCTAGATTCTGCTACCACGAAAATCTGGATATCACGAGCCTTGTATGTGAGGGAAGATAAAGAGGTCCACGGTTTAATAGAAAGCGGAGGCGATAGATTTCTCCTGTTGCGACGACTCAGCGAATTCTGTATTGAACGGTTTTCAAAAAAATAGCGTTTAATAGAAGCTGATTCTGGCATCTGGCGGATCAAAAACTTAAACAAAAATCCTGACGGTGTCCTGTGTGCATGAGTTTGTGTACTGATGAACTTTATCAACCAGGCCCTCGTCTAAAAACTTAATTCCGAATCCATCCCAGCACACGCACGTTTCTCTTCTGCCCGGCGCGTGACGCGTCTCCAAAAAAAAAATTCCCCAGCTCCTTCGCCACCGGCGAACCCTGGCTTCCCGTCCTCCCACGGTTCCTCCGCATCGTGGTAAGATTTGCCCCGCCTTCCTTTTCTTCCTCTCCACCAGCGCGAACTCCCCACCTAACCCTTTTTCTTCCTTGGTCTTCACCTAGCTACATGGCGGATTCGCGAGGAATAGCTTCCAAGAGCGCTGACAAGGATAGCACCTCCACTCGCCCGGCGCGCCTCCGCGTCATGCGCCAGGAAGTCAAGGATTTTTTGACGAGTCCTCGCCGTAGCCGCCCCAAGAAGCAGCCGCCTCCGCCTCATCCCCCGCCGCCACTGGAGGAGAAGGTGAAGGAGAGGAAGAAGGGAAAGGAGAAGGCAGCGACGGAGGAAGAGAAATTCGAGCGCGCGCAATACAGCTGTGCCTTCCAGGACGAGGGCGATGGGGGCCGCGACTTCGCGCCGCCGGAGCTGGTCTGGGGTAAGGTGCGGAGCCACCCCTGGTGGCCCGGACAGGTattcgacgccgccgatgcgtCAGAGATCGCACTGCAGCACCGGAAAGCCGGCGCCCCGCTCATCGCCTACTTCTGGGACAGGACCTTCGCGTGGAGCGACTCTTCTGCGCTGCTCCCCTTCTGCGCCAACTTTACGCGACTATCCACCCAGAGTACTATGTCTAGCTTCGTCTCCGCCATCGACTCCGCGCTGTTGGAGGTTGAGCGACGCGTAGAGGCTGGCCTCTCGTGCGGTTGCTTCAGTTCCAACATTGCCACGAAGCAGGAGGTTCAAAACTCCGGTATCCGGCAAGGGGCGTATGGTGCGGCGATAGACTCTGTCTACACGAGGGATGCCTTCCATGGCAAAACATTTCTTGACTACATCTCAGCACTAGGAAAGAAGCCACTAGCCGGTGCTGATCTTCTTGACCTAGCCACCGCCAAAGCACAGTTGAGGGCATTCAATCGTTCAAGGGGTTCAAGGGACCTTCCTGAGTTTGTGATGTTTGAGGGCATTGCGGAGATTACAGAGATGACACACACAAAGGGAGAAAGGATGCACAAGAGTGAGGATGATGTTCTGAGCAAGGAGAAGAAATCGAGGCGCGCTGGGAGTTCACGTAGAAAAGGAGAGGCTTTACCAGAGGCTGCAAATGATGATGCTATAGATGAAGACAGCAATGGAGGGGCAGGAAATGATACGTTGAGTCAGGGGGAAAAGTCAAAGCGTGTGAAgagttcatcgaagaagaaaacagACATTTACAAACATTTATATGGACTCAAAACTGATTCTGTTGCTGACAGCAGAACACTGGACAAGAAGGGAGTAGATGATGTTTTGAGCGAGAGAAAATCTGGGCGCACACTGCGATCCACGAGCAAGAAGGAAGATGCATTAGAGGGTTTGAAAAGGCTGGCAAAGCATGGAATTGAGGAATtagcaggaaaaagcaaagatgcCCCCGTTCTTAAAGAAAACAATCAGAGGCATGGTGCAGGCTCTGCACACAAGGGTAGAATCACAGAGGATGGGTATCATAGACTTGGAGATTGCAATGCTGAGGATCTAACTTCTCCAAGCAAGAGAAGATTGGGGCATAATGAAAACTCAATAATCAAGCCAGTGACCATCTCCGAGCATGgtaggaagaagaagaaactttCTGAACTCATGGCAGCTATAGGCAGGCCTAATTCTGTATCGGGTGGTAAGAGCAAAGCTCGAGGGAAGCGTTCGTTGCATGGTTTAGCTGAGAAACCTGAGGATGCTGATCGCCACTCTAAGGATACATTGATGACTAGGAAAAGAAAGAAGCTCAACACATTAGGGGATTTATCTTCACAGTCAGAGCCTCTCTCTCCTAAGAAGTCCACAAAGGTTGGAGAACTGATGAGCAAAGCAGCTGGGAGCAACATGTTACAGGCAGCACCTGCTGTCAAAGCTATTAGTGCAGTGTCTCAGACGAAACCACGTAGGGCTAAGCACAGGCAAGTAAATGCTGCAGACAAATCTCCACGTCATATGAAGGTAAATCGGGGGAACAGCAAAGCCGCTAGTAAGGAGTCTCTATCTTGTGGAGAAATGCTACGGCAGATCTCATTAGCAGCATGTGGTCTTAAGCAGAGAGAGGAAATTGCTCCTTCAAGTGTTAATTTCTTTACCGATTTTAGGAAGAACTCCATTTTTTCTAGTTCTGATGTCGATGAGAGGATGCCTGAGAAGGCAACCAACGCCGAGTCCACTCCTTCAGAACAGCCCATTGTTGATCATATGCAGGATGACTATTGGTCCGACATTCTCATTAATGTGGAGGAGCCGTTATCTAGCCTCAAAAAGAAGATATATAAGAGTAAGAAAAGAGCAAACAAGAAGGCACCTCAGGTTAAGAAACCTCCTGTTAATTCATTGGCGACTGCAGAAAATGCGGATGAGCCAAGGAGTGAAGGCAACCAAGATACAGAAAATGGGGAACAACTTAGGAACAAAACGAAGCTGTTTTCTGCAAATGGATCTCAACAGAATGGGACAAAATCTGGTGAAGAGATGGAAAATAGCTTTCTGTCTGGACTGGTGCTGCACTTCAGCAGGCCAAGTGATGTTCCATCATGCAGTGACCTTATCAAGATCTTTAGCCAATACGGTCCTGTTAATGAAGCCAAGGCAGAGGTTGCAAACAGTACCAGCTCTGCTCAGGTGATCTTCAAGAGGCGCATGGATGCTGAGGCAGCGTTTGCAGGTGCTGGGAAGATCAGTGCCCTTGGACCAGCCCTTACGAGCTTTCGTCTCACCGACTTCCCAGCAAGTGCTTCAGGAAATAAAGCTTCACATGGTGCATGAAAGAGCGAATAGAGTGTTGCATGGCAGTGAGGTACAAACGAGTTTCCCCTCTCTTTCCCGGTTGGGTTTGAGTTTGATAGGTGATGTATATTATCTTATGCACATTATGGTGTCCTCTTGTTTTTTGTAGGGAAACCAGATGAGGGAGTTAGAGAAAAAGGTATACTCTACTGTATGTGGTAGCTAGGTTGTTGCAGGATTAATTCATAGGAACAGCGATGACACTTGTGTCGTCCAGTGTTGTGGAGGTGTCATATACTGCAGATCACTTGACATGAGTTGCCAAGAACCAATAGGTGTTGTAAAAGCATGTTTGTTTTAAACTGAGTTTTGGTACTTAAAAAGTGTGCTTTGTTTCTTAATAATCCAAGTACTGGATATTGTTGCGGGTGCAGTTGGATGTTTCTTAACAATAGCATGTAGAAGTATTATGTTTGTGCATGCCGAGCGATCACCTGGCGTCTGGCAGTCTTTATACTGACTGTTCGTGTAATCGTGTATTGGGCTATAGGCTGCCGCTGGAGTGGTTCTGATTTCATGCTATTTATCCAAGCGTGAATATGCATGCATATATCCAAAGCTTAGTTTGATCTACCTTGATGCATCGAGACAGAGTAACTCTATGTAACAAATCTCTTTAATCATTTCCTCTGTTTTAAATTATAAGTCGCTTTACTGTTTTTTATATAGATTTTGATATGTACATATATCTAGATACCTAGTCAAATCAAATGTGAATGTGATATACCAAAAAAGT of Zea mays cultivar B73 chromosome 8, Zm-B73-REFERENCE-NAM-5.0, whole genome shotgun sequence contains these proteins:
- the LOC100192605 gene encoding Tetraspanin-6, which encodes MHSQHLYPLPHRRLSNTMIGYLNLVTLVASIPIIGAGLWLAHGSAAVTCESALQTPLLAIGFIVLLISLAGFIGACYHVTWALWLYLLAMLLLVLALLGITVFGLAVTAGGGGGRQVPGRPYREFRITDYSAWLQRHVEVDRYWRAALACVVGSRACPRIAAWTPLDYLQHNLTPIQSGCCKPPTSCTYNEQGIPIAAPAQDEEDCYRWNNAPSVLCYQCDSCKAGVLEQVRRDWHTITILNVIVLVLLIAIYSCGCCAFRNARRADYTYGGMSSKTNPRWDYFWSRWWNGHREQLY
- the LOC103636254 gene encoding uncharacterized protein, yielding MADSRGIASKSADKDSTSTRPARLRVMRQEVKDFLTSPRRSRPKKQPPPPHPPPPLEEKVKERKKGKEKAATEEEKFERAQYSCAFQDEGDGGRDFAPPELVWGKVRSHPWWPGQVFDAADASEIALQHRKAGAPLIAYFWDRTFAWSDSSALLPFCANFTRLSTQSTMSSFVSAIDSALLEVERRVEAGLSCGCFSSNIATKQEVQNSGIRQGAYGAAIDSVYTRDAFHGKTFLDYISALGKKPLAGADLLDLATAKAQLRAFNRSRGSRDLPEFVMFEGIAEITEMTHTKGERMHKSEDDVLSKEKKSRRAGSSRRKGEALPEAANDDAIDEDSNGGAGNDTLSQGEKSKRVKSSSKKKTDIYKHLYGLKTDSVADSRTLDKKGVDDVLSERKSGRTLRSTSKKEDALEGLKRLAKHGIEELAGKSKDAPVLKENNQRHGAGSAHKGRITEDGYHRLGDCNAEDLTSPSKRRLGHNENSIIKPVTISEHGRKKKKLSELMAAIGRPNSVSGGKSKARGKRSLHGLAEKPEDADRHSKDTLMTRKRKKLNTLGDLSSQSEPLSPKKSTKVGELMSKAAGSNMLQAAPAVKAISAVSQTKPRRAKHRQVNAADKSPRHMKVNRGNSKAASKESLSCGEMLRQISLAACGLKQREEIAPSSVNFFTDFRKNSIFSSSDVDERMPEKATNAESTPSEQPIVDHMQDDYWSDILINVEEPLSSLKKKIYKSKKRANKKAPQVKKPPVNSLATAENADEPRSEGNQDTENGEQLRNKTKLFSANGSQQNGTKSGEEMENSFLSGLVLHFSRPSDVPSCSDLIKIFSQYGPVNEAKAEVANSTSSAQVIFKRRMDAEAAFAGAGKISALGPALTSFRLTDFPASASGNKASHGA